In Zingiber officinale cultivar Zhangliang chromosome 8B, Zo_v1.1, whole genome shotgun sequence, a single genomic region encodes these proteins:
- the LOC122017354 gene encoding probable disease resistance protein At4g27220 codes for MVNPCLSNFCGGLESAIVKYFWKKLKTHTSYFIYYKKKFEKFKQQFDHLKAIRDGTQQKVEAAKRNNEVISDEVNLWLNDVLELEEKFNNIENNFNRIVRDEKCCIPNLAPRYKVGRDATKKKAEASELLDRKNFQVFSHTIDPSNLGHSSNKDFVSFGATNEAMQKVIDALNDDKVNLIGIYGMGGVGKTTLMEEVGRKMKEAEIFHVVIDVVVSHNPNIAQIRRDIADQLGMRESSNKMLTTRLKQEKKVLIMLDDVWARLELVKEVGIPYREHKGCKVMLTSRKAETCNVMEADVSVEVANLSEEDSWQLFRMRAGQVAESDGIELVARKVARECCGLPLAIAVVGRALRSYKDASAWEDALSQLKQSVPLHMEELEEKLFKPLELSYQNLKTAELKQLFLYCCLFREDYDISEDEVTQYVVGENLLSNLSTLEDVRGRVHFLLQKLKLSCLVLDSKKDGCVKLHDVVRDVAIYIGSKDNNHFLVKAGLGLRGWPECKNLADCKRISLSNNLLQKFPEKPNCSKLILLLLNMNPITSVPDNFFENMATLNVLDFSNTDITSLPSSLTCLKCLGTLRLDRCKWLIDINVVGELKTLIILTLQECRGISALPESLYCLVKLKLLDLSNCTMLQIPRNSIHKLTQLEELYLRGYNVTEALLVEVASLKSLVRVELYVKYAKDFSEQIIPADSYQVLHHFIIYNESDRFSLASKYQRNIFIKQANQSMISWGKPFLRIAEELRLDSCQWNFTDLIPLENLSCFATLKSLLIVNCRQIQCLLRSTDDTPSNAFGELMKLTLLDMEKLEQVCHGQLPAHSLGKLRTLELRRCRNIIDILPQDLLVRVHQNLVELLLEGCPGPHVLLNFEGLGHDSVIFPKLQMIRLSQMSNLISFCNGVVPPGSLHNLTTFEVVNCKKLLNLFSQTLDATRSRLLPSETFKKLKQLQIMGCPCLKHVFLPSIANELHSLERLEINNNGSIETIIADEDGCDLKKGAFPMLKKVVFIKLPRLRYFFEGEPTKILDWPSLEYIHVVECWNLARLPIERGSLQKQENVHFVRLDDVNWFKTLKWEDHTTKSRFDIIQSINEVK; via the exons ATGGTTAATCCTTGCTTGAGTAACTTTTGTGGAGGATTGGAATCAGCGATTgtgaaatacttttggaaaaaaTTAAAGACACACACTtcttattttatatattataaaaagaaatttgagAAATTCAAACAGCAGTTTGATCATTTAAAGGCAATCAGGGATGGGACACAACAAAAAGTAGAGGCAGCTAAAAGGAACAATGAAGTTATCAGCGATGAAGTCAACTTGTGGCTAAACGATGTGCTTGAACTGGAGGAGAAGTTTAATAATATCGAAAACAACTTCAACAGGATAGTAAGGGATGAGAAATGTTGCATCCCTAATTTGGCGCCTCGTTATAAGGTCGGAAGGGACGCTACCAAGAAAAAGGCCGAAGCATCAGAACTTCTAGATAGAAAGAACTTCCAGGTTTTTTCTCATACTATTGATCCATCAAATCTTGGTCATTCTTCGAACAAAGACTTTGTGAGCTTTGGTGCCACCAATGAGGCAATGCAAAAGGTTATCGATGCACTGAATGATGATAAAGTGAATCTGATTGGAATATATGGCATGGGTGGTGTAGGCAAGACTACATTGATGGAAGAAGTAGGCAGAAAGATGAAAGAAGCAGAAATATTTCATGTGGTAATAGATGTTGTTGTGTCACATAATCCAAACATAGCTCAGATCCGACGCGATATTGCTGATCAACTGGGCATGCGTGAATCCTCAAATAAGATGTTGACCACTAGGTTGAAGCAGGAGAAGAAAGTTTTGATAATGCTGGATGATGTTTGGGCACGACTGGAGCTAGTTAAGGAAGTTGGGATTCCATACCGAGAACACAAGGGTTGTAAAGTGATGCTTACCTCCCGCAAAGCTGAAACATGTAATGTAATGGAAGCTGATGTCTCAGTGGAAGTTGCAAACTTGTCCGAAGAAGATTCATGGCAACTTTTCAGAATGAGAGCAGGACAAGTTGCTGAATCTGATGGCATAGAACTGGTCGCAAGAAAGGTAGCACGAGAATGTTGTGGTTTGCCGCTGGCAATTGCTGTAGTGGGAAGGGCATTACGATCTTACAAGGACGCAAGTGCTTGGGAAGATGCCTTGTCCCAACTCAAGCAATCCGTTCCTTTACACATGGAAGAGTTAGAGGAAAAATTGTTCAAACCACTAGAACTAAGTTATCAAAATCTGAAGACTGCTGAACTAAAACAACTGTTTCTCTACTGCTGTTTGTTCCGTGAGGACTATGACATCAGTGAGGATGAAGTAACTCAATATGTAGTGGGAGAGAATTTATTGAGTAATCTCTCCACTTTAGAAGATGTACGCGGCAGAGTGCATTTTTTGCTCCAGAAACTGAAACTTTCATGTTTAGTGCTTGATAGTAAGAAAGACGGGTGTGTGAAGCTTCATGATGTGGTGCGAGATGTAGCTATATATATTGGCTCCAAGGACAACAACCATTTTCTTGTTAAAGCTGGACTTGGCCTTAGAGGTTGGCCGGAGTGCAAGAACTTAGCAGATTGCAAGCGAATTTCACTCTCAAACAATTTATTACAAAAATTTCCCGAAAAACCAAATTGTTCCAAACTAATTCTGTTGTTGCTGAATATGAACCCAATTACTAGTGTGCCAGACAATTTCTTTGAAAACATGGCCACACTAAATGTTCTTGATTTTAGTAATACGGACATTACTTCTTTACCTTCCTCATTGACATGCTTAAAATGTCTAGGAACTCTCCGTTTAGACAGATGTAAATGGCTGATCGATATAAATGTTGTCGGGGAACTAAAGACTCTCATAATACTTACCTTGCAGGAATGCAGAGGTATTAGTGCATTACCGGAAAGTCTATATTGTCTGGTTAAGCTAAAGCTTTTGGACTTGTCGAATTGCACAATGCTGCAGATACCCAGAAATTCGATACACAAGTTAACTCAACTCGAAGAACTTTACTTGAGAGGCTACAATGTGACTGAAGCACTACTAGTTGAGGTTGCATCTTTGAAAAGCTTGGTCAGGGTTGAGTTGTATGTCAAGTACGCTAAAGATTTTTCTGAACAAATTATTCCGGCCGATTCTTACCAAGTCTTGCACCACTTCATTATATATAATGAGTCAGATCGGTTTTCACTGGCTTCTAAATACCAGAGAAACATTTTTATAAAGCAAGCAAACCAGTCGATGATCAGTTGGGGTAAGCCTTTTCTCAGGATAGCCGAAGAATTGAGGCTCGATAGTTGCCAGTGGAATTTCACAGATCTGATACCCTTAGAGAACTTATCTTGCTTTGCCACTCTGAAGTCTTTGCTCATTGTGAACTGCCGTCAAATCCAATGTCTTCTACGGTCAACTGATGATACTCCATCGAATGCATTTGGCGAGCTCATGAAGCTAACCCTTTTGGACATGGAGAAGCTGGAACAGGTTTGTCATGGCCAGCTTCCTGCTCATTCACTCGGAAAATTAAGAACACTTGAATTAAGAAGGTGCAGAAACATTATTGACATTTTGCCACAAGACTTGCTTGTGAGAGTGCATCAAAATCTAGTAGAGCTTCTTCTTGAAGGATGTCCCGGGCCACATGTACTGCTAAATTTTGAAGGGCTTGGGCATGATTCCGTTATCTTTCCGAAACTGCAAATGATACGACTATCTCAGATGTCGAATCTAATCAGTTTCTGCAATGGAGTTGTTCCTCCTGGAAGCTTGCATAACCTCACTACTTTTGAAGTTGTTAATTGTAAAAAGTTATTGAATCTGTTCTCGCAGACATTGGACGCAACTCGTTCACGATTACTACCATCTGAAACTTTTAAGAAATTGAAGCAACTACAGATAATGGGATGCCCATGCCTCAAACATGTTTTCTTGCCAAGCATTGCAAATGAGCTTCATAGCCTAGAAAGATTGGAGATAAATAATAACGGTTCCATTGAGACTATTATCGCTGACGAAGATGGTTGTGATTTGAAGAAGGGGGCTTTCCCCATGCTCAAGAAAGTGGTGTTCATCAAATTGCCCAGGCTAAGATATTTCTTCGAAGGAGAACCGACAAAAATCTTGGATTGGCCATCATTAGAGTACATCCACGTCGTTGAGTGTTGGAACCTAGCAAGACTGCCCATTGAACGTGGGAGCTTACAAAAGCAGGAGAATGTGCATTTTGTAAGACTTGACGATGTCAACTGGTTTAAAACATTGAAATGGGAAGATCATACAACCAAGTCACGCTTTGACATTAT TCAATCCATCAATGAAGTCAAGTAG